From the Vibrio alginolyticus NBRC 15630 = ATCC 17749 genome, one window contains:
- a CDS encoding MATE family efflux transporter, whose product MQENNKLEPQATDKHGLLTAPIPETLRKMTVPMTMGMIAILMFNLVDTFFISLLGTQALAAISYTFPVTFAVNCITMGIGMGLSTNIGRLLGQGHAPQAARFTTHGLLLAVLLVAIASSIGFTTIAPLFRFLGASDDLIPLIEQYMQVWYLTIPLLVIPMAGNSAIRATGDTKTPAKVMMLAGLINGMLDPLLIFGYGPFPELGIQGAAIASAFSWLGALCGSFYVLIKREKLLAQPQWALLKQDWQQTLKIGTPAALSNAMNPLSGAILMMLLSNHGTAAVAAYGAAQRIESILILVLMSLTSALTPFMAQNLGAKQPQRAFSGLFISMRFAVVFQGFIFLMMVPLSIPLAALFSQEDAVKNLLWHYLLVVPFSYGFQGIVMMLVSGLNAMHKPLRAFQWSFMRLFIFTLPSAWIGSQIYSIEGLFIGIAVGNTLGGLLGYLFALRERKLTLIEQSSVS is encoded by the coding sequence ATGCAGGAAAATAACAAGCTGGAACCCCAAGCGACCGATAAGCATGGTTTGTTGACCGCACCCATTCCTGAAACGCTGCGGAAAATGACCGTACCCATGACCATGGGCATGATCGCAATTTTGATGTTTAACTTGGTGGACACGTTTTTTATCTCGTTGCTTGGCACTCAAGCGCTAGCAGCTATCAGCTATACCTTCCCTGTAACCTTTGCGGTTAACTGCATTACGATGGGGATTGGGATGGGACTATCGACCAATATTGGTCGCTTGCTTGGGCAAGGTCATGCACCACAAGCTGCTCGGTTCACCACCCACGGTTTGTTGTTAGCCGTGTTACTTGTGGCTATCGCGTCTTCTATTGGCTTTACCACCATTGCGCCATTGTTTCGTTTTCTTGGTGCGTCTGATGATCTCATCCCTCTTATTGAGCAATATATGCAGGTCTGGTATCTCACCATTCCTCTGCTAGTGATCCCAATGGCGGGCAACAGTGCTATCCGAGCTACTGGCGACACAAAAACACCAGCAAAAGTCATGATGTTGGCTGGTTTGATTAATGGCATGCTCGATCCATTGTTGATTTTCGGTTATGGCCCTTTTCCGGAACTTGGCATTCAAGGCGCAGCCATAGCAAGTGCCTTTAGCTGGTTAGGTGCTTTGTGTGGCTCATTCTATGTGCTAATTAAACGGGAAAAATTGCTTGCTCAACCCCAATGGGCTTTGCTGAAACAAGACTGGCAACAGACACTAAAAATTGGTACCCCTGCAGCGCTATCAAACGCGATGAATCCATTGTCCGGTGCCATTCTGATGATGCTGTTATCCAACCACGGTACAGCGGCGGTTGCTGCTTACGGCGCAGCGCAGCGTATTGAGTCTATATTGATTTTAGTATTGATGTCGCTGACCTCTGCCCTCACACCGTTTATGGCACAAAATTTAGGAGCCAAACAACCGCAACGAGCCTTTTCCGGTTTATTTATTAGCATGCGTTTTGCAGTGGTATTCCAAGGGTTTATCTTCTTGATGATGGTGCCACTGAGCATTCCTCTGGCTGCGCTGTTTTCTCAGGAAGATGCGGTGAAAAACCTGCTTTGGCATTATTTACTGGTGGTGCCATTTAGTTATGGCTTCCAAGGCATCGTAATGATGTTAGTCAGTGGTTTGAATGCGATGCACAAGCCATTGCGTGCATTCCAGTGGAGCTTTATGCGGCTGTTCATTTTTACCTTGCCATCGGCGTGGATCGGGAGCCAAATCTACAGCATTGAAGGCTTGTTTATCGGTATCGCGGTTGGGAATACGTTGGGTGGGCTACTGGGCTACTTGTTTGCGCTGCGCGAGCGAAAATTAACGCTCATAGAGCAGAGCAGCGTGTCTTAA